Part of the Pseudomonadota bacterium genome, ACCCGGCGCGCGCCTAATATACCGCGGCCGTTTAACAAGTAACCGCCCCCCCCCACCCCCCCCCCCCAAAAAAAAGACCTCGCCCACTCGTCATGGGCGGGGTCGTCTCGGGACGTTTTTCCCATCAGCCAATGATCCCCAGCGTGATCGCTGCGAGGGATACATAGCGTGTCACCTTGGAAATCGTCACGAGCACCAAAAATACCCAAAGCTTCTCGCGCATGACGCCCGCAACCACCGTCAGCGGGTCGCCGATCACCGGTGTCCAGGCGAGCAAAAGCGACCACCGTCCCCATTTCGCGTAGAACTTTCGGCCGCGCGCCAGCGCTTTCTCGTTGCCCGGAAACCAGGGTTTGTCACGGTAGTGCTGGATGCCAAGCCCGAGATAGTAGTTCACGACCGACCCAAGCACGTTGCCGATGCTCGCGACGATCAACATGCCAGCCACCGAGTGCTGTCCGGCGGTCAGAAAACCGATGAGAACCAGTTCCGACTGAGCCGGGAAGACCGTCGCCGCGAGAAACGCG contains:
- a CDS encoding YqaA family protein, yielding MLDLAAYAVMFGSAFLAATVFPAQSELVLIGFLTAGQHSVAGMLIVASIGNVLGSVVNYYLGLGIQHYRDKPWFPGNEKALARGRKFYAKWGRWSLLLAWTPVIGDPLTVVAGVMREKLWVFLVLVTISKVTRYVSLAAITLGIIG